In the Pseudomonas sp. ADAK2 genome, one interval contains:
- a CDS encoding acyl-CoA dehydrogenase C-terminal domain-containing protein, translated as MADYKAPLRDMRFVLNEVFEVAKLWAELPALADTVDAETVEAILEEAGKVTSKSIAPLSRAADEEGCHWADGAVTTPAGFPQAYQTYAEGGWVGVGGDPAYGGMGMPKAVSAQVEEMVNSSSLSFGLYPMLTAGACLSINAHASDELKAAYLPNMYAGVWAGSMCLTEPHAGTDLGIIRTKAEPQADGSYKVSGTKIFITGGEHDLTENIIHLVLAKLPDAPAGPKGISLFLVPKFMVNADGSLGARNPANCGSIEHKMGIQASATCVMNFDEAVGYLVGEPNKGLAAMFTMMNYERLGVGIQGLATGERSYQNAVEYARDRLQSRSPTGAQNKDKVADPIIVHPDVRRMLLTMKASNEGGRAFSTYVAMQLDTAKFSEDATTRKRAEDLVALLTPVAKAFLTDLGLETTVHGQQVFGGHGYIREWGQEQLVRDVRITQIYEGTNGIQALDLVGRKIVGSGGAFYNLFADEIRHFTATASADLAEFTKPLNDAVTTLDELTSWLLDRAKNNPNEIGAASVEYLQVFGYVAYAYMWALMAKAAYGKEAQDDFYASKLGTARFYFARLLPRIHSLSASVKAGSESLFLLDASQF; from the coding sequence ATGGCTGACTACAAAGCGCCCCTGCGCGATATGCGCTTCGTCCTCAATGAAGTTTTCGAGGTCGCCAAACTCTGGGCCGAGCTGCCGGCGCTGGCGGACACCGTCGATGCCGAAACCGTCGAAGCCATTCTCGAAGAAGCCGGCAAGGTCACCAGCAAAAGCATCGCGCCCCTGAGCCGTGCGGCTGACGAAGAAGGTTGCCATTGGGCGGACGGTGCCGTCACCACGCCGGCAGGTTTCCCACAGGCTTATCAGACTTACGCTGAAGGCGGTTGGGTCGGTGTCGGTGGTGATCCGGCCTACGGCGGCATGGGCATGCCTAAAGCGGTTTCGGCCCAGGTCGAAGAAATGGTCAACTCCTCCAGCCTGTCGTTCGGTCTGTACCCGATGCTGACCGCCGGTGCCTGCCTGTCGATCAACGCCCACGCCAGCGACGAGCTGAAAGCCGCGTACCTGCCGAACATGTATGCCGGCGTCTGGGCTGGCTCCATGTGCCTGACCGAACCGCACGCTGGTACAGACCTGGGGATCATCCGCACCAAGGCCGAACCTCAGGCCGACGGTTCCTACAAAGTCAGCGGCACCAAGATCTTCATCACCGGCGGCGAACACGACCTCACCGAAAACATCATCCACCTGGTACTGGCCAAACTGCCGGACGCACCGGCCGGGCCGAAAGGCATCTCGCTGTTCCTGGTGCCGAAGTTCATGGTCAATGCCGATGGCAGCCTGGGCGCACGTAACCCGGCGAACTGCGGTTCGATCGAGCACAAGATGGGCATCCAGGCGTCCGCGACTTGCGTGATGAACTTCGATGAAGCCGTGGGTTATCTGGTCGGCGAGCCGAACAAAGGCCTGGCCGCGATGTTCACCATGATGAACTACGAGCGTCTTGGCGTGGGTATCCAGGGCCTGGCCACCGGCGAGCGCTCGTACCAGAACGCTGTCGAATACGCCCGCGATCGCCTGCAAAGCCGTTCCCCGACCGGCGCGCAAAACAAAGACAAAGTCGCTGACCCGATCATCGTCCACCCGGACGTGCGTCGCATGTTGCTGACCATGAAAGCCTCGAACGAAGGCGGCCGTGCCTTCTCGACGTACGTGGCGATGCAACTGGACACCGCCAAGTTCAGCGAAGACGCGACCACCCGCAAACGTGCGGAAGACCTGGTTGCGTTGCTGACCCCAGTGGCCAAGGCATTCCTGACCGATCTGGGACTGGAAACCACCGTGCACGGCCAGCAGGTGTTCGGCGGCCACGGTTACATCCGCGAATGGGGCCAGGAACAACTGGTTCGTGACGTACGTATCACCCAGATCTACGAAGGCACCAACGGCATTCAGGCGCTGGACCTTGTAGGGCGCAAGATTGTTGGCAGTGGCGGGGCGTTCTATAACCTGTTCGCCGACGAAATTCGTCACTTCACTGCGACCGCCAGCGCTGACCTGGCGGAGTTCACCAAGCCATTGAATGACGCGGTGACCACCCTTGATGAACTGACTTCGTGGCTGCTGGACCGGGCGAAAAATAACCCGAATGAAATCGGCGCGGCGTCGGTCGAGTATCTGCAAGTATTTGGATACGTTGCCTATGCCTACATGTGGGCATTGATGGCCAAAGCGGCCTACGGCAAAGAGGCGCAGGACGATTTCTACGCGAGCAAACTCGGCACCGCGCGCTTCTATTTCGCCCGCCTGCTGCCGCGGATTCACTCGTTGAGCGCGTCGGTGAAGGCCGGCAGCGAATCGCTGTTCCTGCTGGATGCTTCGCAATTCTGA
- a CDS encoding LysR family transcriptional regulator: MDFKQLRYFVAVYEEGHVGRAAERLSISQPALSQQIRHLEQNLDVSLFERSSKRLLPTLAAHTLYNHALPLLDGLQRAREALGNFKGQALRTLAIGVLQTVHSSLVPQMLERVRKAQPHLVVQIYELTGMEIERRLLNGSLDIGISYLPTRQPGLHGVLLYEDELTLVIPADHPLREFKKVSMSQAAELPMLLLGEEFQLRQIWQAQLASLGRRPQVQAELNNMAGILDSLPHTRLATVLPGRSQKALGNHELLWKPLTEPRVPLKVGLVCRDVQRQQASMALLQTLLEEVLNAPDERLNSPAKMT; encoded by the coding sequence ATGGATTTCAAGCAACTGCGTTATTTCGTCGCGGTCTATGAAGAAGGCCATGTGGGCCGGGCTGCGGAGCGACTGTCCATCTCCCAACCGGCACTGTCGCAACAGATCCGCCACCTTGAGCAGAACCTCGATGTGAGCCTGTTTGAACGCAGCAGCAAACGCTTGCTGCCGACCCTCGCGGCGCACACGCTGTATAACCACGCGCTACCCCTGCTCGATGGCCTGCAACGGGCGCGGGAAGCCCTGGGTAATTTCAAGGGACAGGCATTGCGCACCTTGGCCATCGGCGTGTTGCAAACCGTGCACAGCAGCCTGGTGCCGCAGATGCTCGAACGGGTGCGCAAGGCCCAGCCGCATCTGGTGGTGCAAATCTATGAGCTGACCGGCATGGAGATCGAGCGGCGCTTGCTCAATGGTTCCCTGGACATCGGCATCAGCTACCTGCCAACCCGTCAACCGGGACTGCACGGTGTGTTGTTGTACGAAGATGAACTGACGCTCGTCATCCCGGCGGATCATCCGTTGCGCGAATTCAAGAAAGTCTCCATGAGTCAGGCCGCGGAATTACCGATGCTGCTACTGGGCGAGGAGTTTCAACTGCGGCAGATCTGGCAGGCGCAATTGGCCAGCCTGGGGCGACGGCCGCAGGTGCAGGCGGAACTGAACAATATGGCGGGAATTCTCGACAGCCTGCCCCATACCCGGTTGGCCACGGTGTTGCCCGGGCGTTCGCAAAAGGCGCTGGGTAATCATGAACTGCTGTGGAAACCGCTGACCGAGCCGCGCGTGCCGCTGAAAGTCGGATTGGTGTGTCGAGATGTGCAACGGCAACAAGCCTCTATGGCCTTGTTGCAGACATTGCTGGAAGAAGTGCTGAATGCGCCCGATGAGCGCTTGAACAGCCCGGCGAAAATGACCTGA
- a CDS encoding aspartate aminotransferase family protein: MNLFSLRRSPPSLDDLVMDTSLPSCSDNLSSECLMPSVERPQQIFVRGQGSWLWDSDDRAYLDFTQGGGANSLGHSPSVLVNAISDQARSLINPGFGLHNRGMLNLAERLCTSTGSDQAYLLNSGSEACDAAIKLARKWGQLHRGGASRIIVANKGCHGRSLGTISASDSSNLTNRFEPQLPGFSHVPFNDLPALHAAVDARTVAIMLEPIQSEAGVIAADEHYLKGIERLCRELGILLILDEVQTGIGRCGTLLAEQSYGVRADIVVLGKGLGGGVPLAALLARGKACCFDLGEMTGTHHGNALMTAAGLAVLDSVHDKRFLDHVQQTGRYLGEGLRRLSHRYGHGELRGHGLLWGLTLSDDSADAVVKAALCEGLLLNAPQPDCLRFTPALTVSKANIDEMLLRLARAFSRVRTAQLQCRKGIAV, translated from the coding sequence ATGAATCTGTTTAGTTTGCGGCGCAGCCCACCCAGTCTGGATGACCTGGTCATGGACACCTCATTGCCGTCTTGCAGTGACAACCTGTCCAGCGAGTGCCTGATGCCCAGTGTCGAGCGGCCACAACAGATTTTTGTCCGCGGCCAGGGCTCGTGGTTGTGGGACAGCGATGACCGCGCCTATCTGGATTTCACCCAGGGCGGCGGCGCCAACAGCTTGGGGCACAGTCCATCAGTGCTGGTTAACGCGATTTCCGATCAGGCCCGATCGCTGATCAACCCCGGCTTCGGCCTGCATAACCGCGGCATGCTCAACCTCGCCGAACGCCTCTGCACCAGTACCGGCAGCGATCAGGCGTACCTGCTCAACAGTGGCAGCGAAGCCTGCGACGCAGCGATCAAGTTGGCTCGCAAGTGGGGTCAACTGCATCGTGGGGGCGCTTCGCGAATCATCGTCGCTAATAAGGGTTGTCATGGCCGTAGTCTCGGGACGATTTCAGCGTCGGACAGTTCGAATCTGACCAACCGATTCGAGCCTCAGTTGCCGGGTTTCAGCCACGTTCCTTTCAATGACCTTCCAGCGTTGCACGCGGCCGTGGATGCCCGGACCGTGGCGATCATGCTCGAACCGATCCAGAGTGAAGCCGGGGTAATCGCGGCCGACGAGCATTACCTCAAGGGCATCGAACGCTTGTGTCGCGAATTGGGCATCCTGCTGATCCTCGACGAAGTGCAGACCGGGATCGGCCGCTGCGGCACCTTGCTCGCGGAACAGTCCTACGGCGTGCGAGCCGATATCGTTGTGCTCGGCAAAGGTCTGGGTGGCGGCGTGCCGTTGGCGGCGTTGCTGGCCCGGGGCAAGGCGTGCTGTTTCGACCTCGGTGAAATGACCGGCACCCATCACGGCAATGCGCTGATGACCGCTGCCGGTCTGGCCGTGCTCGATAGCGTGCACGACAAAAGATTTCTCGATCATGTGCAGCAGACCGGTCGATACCTTGGAGAAGGTCTGAGGCGGCTGTCCCATCGCTACGGCCACGGCGAATTGCGTGGCCACGGGCTGCTCTGGGGACTGACCCTGTCCGACGATTCAGCAGACGCGGTAGTCAAAGCCGCACTCTGCGAAGGCTTGCTCCTCAACGCCCCGCAACCCGATTGCCTGCGCTTCACACCAGCCCTCACCGTCAGCAAAGCCAACATCGACGAAATGCTCCTGCGCCTGGCCCGCGCGTTCTCCCGAGTACGCACCGCGCAACTGCAGTGCCGCAAAGGGATTGCCGTCTGA
- a CDS encoding YqaE/Pmp3 family membrane protein: MDFIRIIIAILLPPLGVFLQVGFAGAFWLNILLTLCGYIPGIVHAVYIIAKR, encoded by the coding sequence ATGGACTTTATTCGAATCATCATTGCCATTCTGTTGCCGCCCCTGGGTGTGTTTCTGCAAGTCGGTTTCGCCGGGGCGTTCTGGCTGAATATTCTGCTGACGTTGTGCGGTTACATTCCGGGGATCGTGCATGCGGTTTATATCATCGCCAAGCGCTGA
- a CDS encoding S9 family peptidase: protein MNETHASSLKAAEPFSAIKAVAAGIDFAELQVGRHGLFWNEYRPEDAACRIWHWHDGEARCLTPPGFSARSRVYEYGGGAFCLTDDGIVFVNEADQQLYRQSLKGETPEVLTSSGCRYGDLQFANGQVLAVEENHDQHRLVAIDLADGVRHLLAEGADFYAAPTLSPDARRLAWIEWSRPDQPWTATRLMVAERQNEGGFAQPRCVAGDGAEESLQQPRFDDSGRLYCLTDRDGYWQPWVESAEGLNPLASANADHGPAPWQLGGSTWLPLGENSYLASWTEGGFGRLGLCGEAPEDFIGDYSRFRSLALDAQFIYCIAASPVSSSAVIAINRHTRQVKVLAGGIAPLPAEQISRPQTLRYPSGSGEAHGFFYPAMTGAAKPPLVVFIHGGPTSACYPMLDPRIQYWAQRGFAVADLNYRGSSGYGRAYRQALHLSWGDVDVEDACAVVAYLAERGLIDGDKAFIRGGSAGGYTTLCALAFHKVFRAGASLYGVSDPVALARATHKFEGDYLDWLIGDPLQDAELYAARTPLLHASNISVPVIFFQGELDAVVVPQQTRDMVTALEDNGILVEAHYYADERHGFRKAGNQAHALEQEWLFYRRVMDLAD from the coding sequence ATGAACGAAACTCACGCCTCATCGCTAAAAGCAGCTGAACCCTTCAGCGCCATCAAGGCTGTCGCGGCCGGCATCGACTTTGCCGAGTTGCAGGTCGGCCGTCATGGCTTGTTCTGGAACGAGTACCGTCCAGAGGATGCCGCGTGCCGGATCTGGCATTGGCACGATGGCGAGGCCCGATGCCTGACGCCGCCAGGGTTCAGTGCACGCAGTCGCGTGTACGAATATGGCGGTGGGGCGTTTTGTCTGACGGATGACGGGATTGTTTTCGTTAACGAGGCGGACCAGCAGCTCTATCGGCAATCGCTGAAGGGAGAGACTCCTGAGGTGCTGACGTCGAGTGGTTGCCGTTATGGCGATCTGCAGTTTGCCAACGGCCAGGTGTTGGCGGTTGAAGAAAACCATGATCAGCATCGGTTGGTGGCCATCGACCTGGCGGACGGTGTGCGTCATTTGTTGGCCGAGGGCGCGGACTTTTACGCCGCGCCGACGCTGAGCCCGGATGCTCGACGCCTGGCCTGGATTGAGTGGAGTCGGCCGGACCAGCCATGGACCGCGACTCGTTTGATGGTTGCCGAACGCCAGAATGAAGGTGGCTTTGCTCAGCCGCGTTGTGTGGCCGGCGATGGTGCTGAAGAGTCGTTGCAACAACCTCGGTTTGATGACAGCGGGCGCCTGTATTGCCTGACCGACCGCGACGGCTACTGGCAGCCGTGGGTGGAATCCGCAGAGGGATTGAACCCGCTGGCTAGCGCTAATGCCGATCATGGACCGGCACCGTGGCAGCTCGGCGGCAGCACGTGGTTGCCGCTGGGCGAAAACAGTTATCTGGCGAGCTGGACCGAAGGCGGGTTTGGCCGACTGGGCCTTTGCGGCGAAGCGCCTGAAGATTTCATCGGGGACTACAGCCGTTTCCGAAGTCTCGCACTGGATGCACAGTTTATTTACTGCATCGCCGCCTCGCCGGTCAGCTCCTCGGCGGTGATCGCCATCAACCGCCACACCCGACAAGTCAAAGTCCTCGCTGGCGGCATTGCGCCCTTGCCCGCCGAGCAGATCAGCCGCCCACAAACCCTGCGCTACCCAAGCGGTTCGGGCGAGGCCCACGGCTTTTTCTATCCGGCGATGACCGGCGCCGCGAAGCCGCCGCTGGTGGTGTTCATCCACGGCGGCCCGACCTCGGCCTGCTACCCGATGCTCGACCCGCGCATCCAGTATTGGGCGCAACGGGGTTTCGCCGTGGCCGACCTGAACTACCGGGGCAGCAGCGGCTATGGCCGGGCTTATCGTCAGGCGCTGCACTTGAGTTGGGGCGATGTGGATGTGGAGGATGCCTGTGCCGTGGTCGCCTATCTCGCCGAACGCGGGCTGATCGATGGCGACAAGGCTTTCATTCGCGGCGGCAGTGCTGGCGGCTATACCACCCTTTGCGCGCTGGCCTTTCACAAGGTCTTTCGCGCCGGGGCCAGCCTGTATGGCGTGAGCGATCCGGTTGCACTGGCCAGGGCGACTCACAAATTTGAAGGCGACTACCTGGATTGGTTGATTGGCGATCCGCTGCAGGACGCCGAACTTTACGCCGCCCGCACGCCACTGCTGCACGCGAGCAATATCTCGGTGCCTGTGATCTTCTTTCAAGGTGAACTGGACGCCGTGGTGGTGCCGCAGCAAACCCGCGACATGGTCACGGCGCTGGAGGACAACGGCATTCTGGTTGAGGCCCACTATTACGCGGATGAGCGTCATGGGTTTCGCAAGGCGGGGAACCAGGCGCATGCGCTGGAGCAGGAGTGGTTGTTTTATCGGCGGGTGATGGATTTAGCAGATTGA
- the pqqE gene encoding pyrroloquinoline quinone biosynthesis protein PqqE, with protein sequence MSDKLPPKPEIGLPLWLLAELTYRCPLQCPYCSNPLDFAEQGKELSTEQWIKVFREAREMGAAQLGFSGGEPLVRQDLAELIAEARKLGFYTNLITSGIGLTEQKISDFKKAGLDHIQISFQASDEQVNNLLAGSKKAFAQKLEMARAVKAHGYPMVLNFVTHRHNIDKIDRIIELCIALEADFVELATCQFYGWAQLNRVGLLPTKEQLVRAERVTNEYRAKLEAEGHPCKLIFVTPDYYEERPKACMNGWGSIFLTVTPDGTALPCHGARQMPVQFPNVRDHSMQHIWYDSFGFNRFRGYDWMPEPCRSCDEKEKDFGGCRCQAFMLTGDASNADPVCSKSEHHGVILKAREEAEHATQTIEQLAFRNERNSRLIAKSS encoded by the coding sequence GTGTCAGACAAGTTACCGCCCAAACCCGAAATCGGCCTGCCCTTGTGGTTGCTGGCCGAACTGACCTATCGCTGCCCGCTGCAATGCCCGTACTGCTCCAATCCGCTGGATTTCGCCGAGCAAGGCAAAGAACTCAGCACCGAACAGTGGATCAAGGTGTTTCGCGAAGCGCGGGAGATGGGTGCGGCGCAGTTGGGTTTCTCCGGCGGTGAACCGCTGGTGCGCCAGGACCTCGCCGAGCTGATCGCCGAGGCGCGCAAGCTGGGGTTCTACACCAACCTGATCACCTCCGGCATCGGCCTCACCGAACAGAAAATCAGCGACTTCAAGAAGGCCGGCCTGGACCATATCCAGATCAGTTTCCAGGCCAGTGACGAACAGGTGAACAACCTGCTGGCCGGCTCGAAAAAGGCTTTCGCGCAGAAGCTGGAAATGGCCCGTGCGGTGAAGGCCCATGGCTATCCGATGGTGCTGAACTTCGTGACCCATCGGCACAACATCGACAAGATCGACCGCATCATCGAGCTGTGCATCGCCCTTGAAGCGGACTTCGTCGAACTCGCCACTTGCCAGTTCTACGGTTGGGCGCAGCTCAATCGTGTCGGCCTGTTGCCGACCAAGGAACAGCTGGTGCGCGCCGAACGCGTCACCAATGAATACCGCGCCAAACTGGAAGCCGAAGGGCATCCATGCAAGCTGATTTTCGTTACCCCGGACTACTACGAAGAACGCCCGAAAGCCTGCATGAACGGCTGGGGCAGCATCTTTCTGACAGTCACGCCGGACGGAACCGCCCTGCCCTGTCACGGCGCCCGACAGATGCCGGTGCAATTTCCCAACGTGCGCGATCACAGCATGCAACACATCTGGTACGACTCGTTCGGCTTCAACCGCTTTCGCGGTTACGACTGGATGCCTGAGCCATGCCGTTCGTGTGATGAGAAAGAAAAAGACTTCGGCGGCTGTCGCTGCCAGGCCTTCATGCTCACCGGTGACGCCAGCAATGCCGACCCGGTGTGCAGCAAATCGGAACATCACGGCGTGATTCTCAAGGCCCGCGAAGAAGCCGAACACGCGACCCAGACCATCGAACAACTGGCCTTTCGCAATGAACGAAACTCACGCCTCATCGCTAAAAGCAGCTGA
- the pqqD gene encoding pyrroloquinoline quinone biosynthesis peptide chaperone PqqD encodes MSFDRSKTPTWRTGYRFQYEPAQKGHVLLYPEGMIKLNESAALIGGLIDGERDVAAIIAKLDAQFPGVPELGEDIEQFMEVARAQHWIELA; translated from the coding sequence ATGAGTTTCGATCGCAGCAAGACCCCGACCTGGCGCACGGGCTACCGTTTCCAGTACGAACCGGCGCAGAAAGGCCACGTGCTGCTGTACCCGGAAGGCATGATCAAACTTAATGAAAGCGCCGCGCTGATCGGTGGTTTGATCGACGGCGAGCGTGATGTGGCGGCAATCATCGCCAAACTGGACGCGCAGTTCCCCGGCGTACCGGAGCTCGGTGAAGACATCGAGCAATTCATGGAGGTCGCCCGTGCTCAGCACTGGATCGAACTTGCCTGA
- the pqqC gene encoding pyrroloquinoline-quinone synthase PqqC translates to MTDTAMSPTEFEAALRAKGAYYHIYHPYHVAMYEGRATREQIQGWVANRFYYQVNIPLKDAAILANCPDREIRREWIQRLLDHDGAPGEDGGIEAWLRLGQAVGLDPDQLRSQELVLPGVRFAVDAYVNFARRASWQEAASSSLTELFAPQIHQSRLDSWPQHYPWIDPAGYEYFRTRLGQARRDVEHGLAITLQHYTTREGQERMLEILQFKLDILWSMLDAMTMAYELNRPPYHSVTEQRVWHKGITL, encoded by the coding sequence ATGACTGACACCGCAATGTCCCCTACTGAGTTCGAAGCCGCCCTGCGCGCCAAGGGCGCCTACTACCACATCTACCACCCGTATCATGTGGCGATGTATGAAGGTCGGGCGACCCGCGAGCAGATCCAGGGTTGGGTCGCCAACCGATTCTACTATCAGGTGAACATTCCCCTGAAAGACGCTGCGATCCTCGCCAACTGCCCGGATCGCGAGATCCGTCGCGAGTGGATTCAGCGCCTGCTCGACCATGATGGCGCCCCCGGCGAAGACGGTGGCATTGAAGCCTGGTTGCGCCTGGGCCAAGCGGTCGGCCTCGACCCGGATCAGTTGCGCTCCCAGGAACTGGTGCTGCCCGGCGTGCGTTTCGCCGTGGACGCCTACGTCAACTTCGCCCGCCGCGCCAGTTGGCAGGAAGCCGCCAGCAGCTCATTGACCGAATTGTTCGCACCACAAATCCATCAATCGCGCCTCGACAGTTGGCCCCAGCATTACCCGTGGATCGACCCGGCCGGCTACGAGTATTTCCGCACGCGCCTGGGCCAGGCCCGTCGCGATGTCGAGCATGGTCTCGCAATCACTTTGCAGCACTACACGACGCGGGAAGGCCAGGAGCGCATGCTGGAAATTCTCCAGTTCAAACTGGACATTCTTTGGAGCATGCTCGATGCCATGACCATGGCCTACGAGCTCAATCGCCCGCCGTATCACAGTGTGACCGAACAACGGGTCTGGCATAAAGGAATCACCTTATGA
- the pqqB gene encoding pyrroloquinoline quinone biosynthesis protein PqqB, giving the protein MFVQILGSAAGGGFPQWNCNCVNCAGFRDGSLNAKARTQSSIAISDDGVNWVLCNASPDIRAQLQGFAPMQPGRALRDTGISAIILMDSQIDHTTGLLSLREGCPHQVWCTDMVHEDLSTGFPLFTMLTHWNGGLNWNRIELDQSFTVPACPNLRFTPLPLRSAAPPYSPHRFDPHPGDNIGLIVEDLSTGGKLFYAPGLGKVDAPLLEIMAGSDCLLVDGTMWDDDEMQRRGVGTRTGREMGHLAQNGPGGMLEVLEQLPKQRKVLIHINNTNPILDEDSPERAELVRREVEVAYDGMSIVL; this is encoded by the coding sequence ATGTTTGTCCAGATTCTAGGTTCCGCCGCCGGCGGTGGTTTCCCGCAGTGGAATTGCAACTGCGTGAACTGCGCAGGCTTTCGCGACGGCAGCCTGAACGCCAAGGCGCGGACTCAGTCGTCCATCGCGATTTCCGATGACGGCGTGAACTGGGTGCTGTGCAACGCCTCGCCGGACATCCGCGCCCAACTCCAGGGTTTCGCCCCAATGCAACCCGGCCGCGCCCTGCGCGATACCGGGATCAGCGCGATCATCCTGATGGACAGCCAGATCGACCACACCACCGGCCTGCTCAGCCTGCGTGAAGGCTGCCCGCATCAAGTCTGGTGCACCGACATGGTCCACGAAGACCTGAGCACCGGGTTTCCGCTGTTCACCATGCTGACCCACTGGAACGGCGGGCTGAACTGGAACCGTATCGAACTCGACCAGAGTTTCACTGTGCCGGCCTGCCCGAACCTGCGTTTCACCCCGCTGCCCCTGCGTAGCGCCGCCCCGCCCTACTCGCCGCACCGCTTCGACCCGCACCCGGGCGACAACATCGGCCTGATCGTCGAAGACCTCAGCACCGGCGGCAAACTGTTTTACGCGCCGGGCCTGGGCAAGGTCGACGCGCCGCTGCTGGAAATCATGGCCGGCAGCGATTGCCTGTTGGTGGACGGTACGATGTGGGACGACGATGAAATGCAGCGCCGTGGCGTCGGCACTCGCACCGGTCGGGAAATGGGTCATTTGGCGCAGAACGGCCCCGGCGGCATGCTGGAAGTGCTGGAACAACTGCCCAAGCAGCGCAAAGTGCTTATCCACATCAACAACACCAACCCGATCCTGGATGAGGATTCGCCGGAACGGGCGGAGCTGGTTCGTCGTGAGGTTGAAGTGGCGTATGACGGCATGAGTATTGTGTTGTAG
- the pqqA gene encoding pyrroloquinoline quinone precursor peptide PqqA, producing the protein MSWSKPAYTDLRIGFEVTMYFASR; encoded by the coding sequence ATGTCCTGGTCCAAACCTGCTTACACCGACCTGCGTATCGGCTTTGAAGTCACCATGTACTTCGCAAGCCGCTGA